From Desulfonatronum thiosulfatophilum, a single genomic window includes:
- a CDS encoding methyl-accepting chemotaxis protein, which yields MTHTTVDPDRFLISIRQWGSVLERLDQELSQVIPAREEDFLALGANIQAYTSKSRKMAREAADLTTLTGGEEISQIVETLGYELNQINEVCGFTSRETDLRRLEKVVRLISSLETRTGSFRKIVRTLQMLGVTTRIESARLGEKGRGFMNLAGQVDSLGQNIIDHWNKIVNDTKILHEHVTSALHRTGALVREQRSVTEEALSSGHKNLETLVRLTDQSGAASQTLSSRTSEISSHVGSIVSSLQFHDIARQQVEHVCEAVEDMTQMLLVGVDGEGEDAETKMQDLACWIADVCSLQVSQLRQCGVAFEQAIETLTGNLSSITDTVAAMDRDLRAILGAEDNSSHNALDQIEANVHLLIDFMQGYSAKSEELADIMRTVGDMVSQMAAYVANIEEVGAEIELIALNASVQAAHTGEEGLALGVLAGAIQRLSMDARTLTDVVADELRDISEHAHELLKLADISVNTQKLGQQVGRLEEMISSLRTLNQQTVQTFSEVRAMGAELKRDLLDQIEAITFHHPMLAELRQAGDAFMELANQALEHSSRDCDPADRPERLKVLLSRYTMEAERMVHLGLDQDEADAAQDDSGVDLFGDDDGVELFGDDSNVELFDDDSRTSKKPEQREEDLGDNVELF from the coding sequence ATGACTCATACTACCGTTGATCCGGATCGGTTTTTGATCTCGATCCGGCAATGGGGAAGCGTTCTGGAGCGGCTTGACCAGGAACTGTCCCAGGTCATTCCCGCCAGGGAGGAGGATTTTCTTGCTCTGGGCGCGAACATCCAGGCGTATACTTCCAAGTCCAGGAAAATGGCCAGGGAGGCCGCCGACCTGACCACCCTGACCGGCGGGGAAGAGATTTCCCAGATCGTAGAGACACTGGGTTACGAGCTCAATCAGATCAATGAGGTATGCGGCTTTACGAGCCGGGAGACGGATCTGCGTCGGCTGGAAAAGGTCGTGCGGTTGATCAGCTCCCTGGAAACGCGGACGGGCAGTTTCCGCAAGATCGTACGCACCTTGCAGATGCTCGGCGTGACGACCCGGATCGAAAGCGCCCGACTGGGGGAGAAGGGCAGGGGGTTCATGAATCTGGCCGGCCAGGTGGACAGTCTTGGCCAGAACATCATCGATCACTGGAACAAGATCGTTAACGATACCAAAATCTTGCACGAACACGTCACATCCGCGCTCCACCGGACCGGAGCCCTGGTCCGGGAACAGCGCTCCGTCACCGAGGAAGCCCTGAGCAGCGGACACAAAAATCTGGAAACCCTGGTCCGGTTGACGGATCAGTCCGGCGCTGCATCGCAAACTCTCTCCAGCCGTACGAGCGAGATCAGCAGTCATGTGGGATCCATCGTCTCCTCACTGCAGTTCCACGACATTGCACGGCAGCAGGTGGAACATGTTTGCGAGGCCGTTGAGGACATGACCCAGATGCTGCTTGTGGGCGTGGACGGAGAAGGCGAGGACGCCGAGACAAAAATGCAGGACCTGGCCTGCTGGATCGCCGATGTCTGCTCCCTGCAGGTCTCCCAGTTGCGACAATGCGGCGTCGCCTTTGAGCAAGCCATTGAGACCCTGACCGGTAACTTGTCCAGCATAACGGACACGGTGGCGGCCATGGACAGGGATCTGCGGGCCATACTCGGGGCCGAGGACAATTCCAGCCATAACGCCCTGGACCAGATCGAGGCCAACGTGCATCTGCTGATCGACTTCATGCAGGGGTATTCCGCCAAAAGCGAGGAGCTGGCGGACATCATGCGCACGGTGGGCGACATGGTATCCCAAATGGCCGCCTATGTTGCCAATATCGAGGAGGTCGGCGCGGAGATCGAACTCATCGCCCTCAATGCCAGCGTCCAGGCGGCCCATACCGGCGAGGAAGGTCTGGCCCTGGGAGTGCTGGCCGGAGCCATCCAGCGTCTGTCCATGGATGCCCGGACCCTGACGGACGTGGTCGCGGATGAGTTGCGCGATATATCGGAGCATGCCCATGAATTGCTGAAGCTGGCCGATATTTCCGTGAATACGCAGAAGCTGGGGCAACAGGTGGGACGGCTGGAGGAAATGATCAGCAGTCTGCGGACCTTGAATCAACAAACTGTCCAGACGTTCAGCGAAGTGCGCGCCATGGGCGCGGAATTGAAGCGGGACCTTCTTGACCAGATCGAGGCGATCACCTTTCACCATCCGATGCTCGCGGAACTGCGGCAGGCCGGAGACGCGTTCATGGAGCTTGCCAACCAGGCCCTGGAACATTCCTCCCGCGACTGCGACCCGGCTGATCGTCCGGAACGATTGAAGGTGCTGCTTTCCCGGTACACCATGGAAGCTGAGCGCATGGTTCACCTCGGACTCGATCAGGATGAGGCGGATGCCGCACAGGATGACAGTGGAGTCGATCTCTTTGGCGATGACGACGGGGTTGAACTCTTTGGAGACGATTCGAACGTGGAACTGTTCGATGATGATTCGCGGACTTCGAAAAAGCCCGAGCAACGTGAGGAAGATCTCGGGGACAATGTGGAGTTGTTCTGA